A portion of the Camelus bactrianus isolate YW-2024 breed Bactrian camel chromosome 25, ASM4877302v1, whole genome shotgun sequence genome contains these proteins:
- the JRK gene encoding jerky protein homolog, translating to MASKPAAGRSPGEKRKRVVLTLKEKMDICRRLEEGESRRALMQEYNVGMSTLYDIRAHKAQLLRFFASSDSDKALAHRRTLHTPKLEHLDRVLYEWFLVKRAEGVPVSGPMLIEKAKDFYEQMQLTEPCVFSGGWLWRFKARHGIKKLDASSEKQAADHQAAEQFCGFFRSLTAEHGLSPEQVYNADETGLFWRCLPSPGMEGGAGPGLRQNRDRLTVLMCANATGSHRIKPLVVGKCSGPRAFKGIQHLPAAYKAQGNAWVDKEIFSDWFHHIFVPAVKEHFRSLALPEDSKAILLLDSSRAHPRESDLVSENVFTIFLPAGVTSLIQPMDQGIRRDFMRNFISPPVTLQAFHPRYNVNDAVINVACAWNAVPGAVFSRAWRKLWPEVTFIEGSSSEEEPERLRTKPHEQTFAHIPGLGGDAPSHPSRGLLGSMAAEEGPGAPTAGLGSAEEEDEAAWEQAAASFDAVVRFAEGQPCFTAQEVGQLRALRSVFIRRRQLSRRRGALRATVKLEDPQERSGACVPRARSPLPGSSTAGKD from the coding sequence ATGGCCTCCAAGCCGGCTGCCGGGAGGAGCCCCGGGGAGAAACGCAAGCGGGTGGTGCTGACCCTGAAGGAGAAGATGGACATCTGCCGGCGCCTGGAGGAGGGCGAGAGCAGGCGGGCGCTGATGCAGGAGTACAACGTGGGCATGTCCACGCTGTACGACATCCGGGCCCACAAGGCCCAGCTGCTCCGCTTCTTCGCCAGCTCGGACTCGGACAAGGCCCTGGCGCACCGGCGCACGCTGCACACGCCCAAGCTTGAGCACCTGGACCGCGTGCTGTATGAGTGGTTCCTGGTGAAGCGTGCTGAGGGTGTGCCTGTCTCGGGCCCCATGCTCATTGAGAAGGCCAAGGACTTCTACGAGCAGATGCAGCTGACCGAGCCCTGCGTGTTTTCTGGCGGGTGGCTCTGGCGTTTTAAGGCCAGACATGGCATCAAGAAGCTGGATGCATCCAGCGAGAAGCAGGCGGCCGACCACCAGGCAGCCGAGCAGTTCTGTGGCTTCTTCCGGAGCTTGACTGCCGAGCACGGCCTGTCCCCCGAGCAGGTGTACAATGCCGACGAGACCGGCCTTTTCTGGCGCTGCCTGCCCAGTCCTGGCATGGAGGGTGGAGCAGGGCCCGGCCTCAGGCAGAACAGGGACAGGCTGACCGTCCTCATGTGTGCCAACGCCACGGGCTCCCACAGGATCAAGCCCTTGGTGGTGGGGAAGTGCAGCGGCCCCAGGGCCTTCAAGGGCATCCAGCACCTGCCCGCAGCATACAAGGCCCAGGGCAATGCCTGGGTGGATAAGGAGATTTTCTCTGATTGGTTCCATCACATCTTTGTCCCCGCGGTGAAGGAGCATTTCCGATCCCTGGCTTTGCCTGAAGACAGCAAAGCCATCCTCCTGCTGGACAGCTCCCGGGCCCACCCGCGGGAGTCCGATctggtgtcagagaatgttttcacCATCTTCCTGCCCGCCGGCGTCACCTCCCTGATTCAGCCCATGGACCAGGGCATCCGGAGGGATTTCATGAGGAACTTCATCAGCCCCCCCGTCACGCTGCAGGCCTTCCACCCCCGCTACAATGTCAACGACGCTGTGATCAACGTGGCCTGTGCCTGGAACGCGGTGCCAGGCGCTGTCTTCAGCCGGGCCTGGAGGAAGCTGTGGCCCGAGGTCACGTTCATCGAAGGCTCGTCTTCGGAGGAGGAGCCTGAGCGTCTCAGGACTAAACCTCACGAACAGACGTTCGCACACATCCCCGGGCTTGGGGGAGAtgctccttcccaccccagccGAGGCCTGCTGGGGAGCATGGCCGCCGAAGAGGGGCCAGGCGCGCCCACCGCGGGTCTGGGGTCTgcggaggaggaggatgaggcgGCCTGGGAGCAGGCAGCCGCGTCCTTTGACGCCGTGGTCCGCTTTGCGGAGGGGCAGCCCTGCTTCACGGCgcaggaggtggggcagctgCGTGCGCTGCGCTCCGTGTTCATCAGGCGGCGGCAGTTGTCGCGGCGGCGCGGGGCCCTCAGGGCCACAGTCAAGCTTGAGGACCCCCAGGAGCGCTCTGGGGCCTGCGTCCCCCGGGCTCGCTCCCCTTTGCCCGGCTCGTCCACGGCGGGTAAGGACTGA